One genomic segment of Nonomuraea coxensis DSM 45129 includes these proteins:
- a CDS encoding sensor histidine kinase, which translates to MAIWQGVGVLWGPRPADGDGPDRRRRRALVALGLLLALVAVAEALATHPISGGWSVSVPAGVPASALENPAGGPASALENPADGAASSQNLLGGGPASPPEDVAGGAVFPARGPLRLLVLPLLALATTLPLPLLAGQPMIAAAVGGAAAVLSAGAFHTLTVAGAAAQVIALYRAGRHGRPVPALALAAPFPALALLPVAGLPVGELVLGLACLAPVAALGGVALAARAAAGAHSAARRQAAGDLLEHTARGERARIARELHDVVAHHISLVAVQAETARLAVPGMPQAGAERLLAIGDTARQALTEMRRLLGVLREDDGAEASWRPQPGLRLHELNELLDGSREAWGAATRLILRGAPAELDPGVELAAYRIVQEALTNARRHAPGAAVDVELDYTGAGLRLSIRDNGPGPLDGQGGHGLAGMRERAAAVGGELVTGPAPGGGFLVLAVLPGRESAA; encoded by the coding sequence GTGGCGATCTGGCAGGGTGTGGGCGTTCTGTGGGGGCCGCGGCCGGCGGACGGCGACGGCCCGGACCGCCGCCGTCGCCGCGCGCTGGTGGCGCTCGGGCTCCTGCTGGCCCTGGTCGCGGTGGCGGAAGCGCTCGCCACCCACCCGATCTCCGGCGGCTGGTCGGTCAGCGTCCCGGCCGGCGTGCCGGCGTCGGCCCTGGAGAACCCGGCCGGCGGGCCGGCCTCCGCCCTGGAGAACCCGGCTGACGGGGCGGCGTCGTCCCAGAACCTTTTGGGCGGCGGGCCGGCCTCGCCTCCGGAGGATGTGGCCGGTGGGGCGGTGTTCCCGGCGCGGGGGCCGCTTCGCCTGCTGGTCCTTCCGTTGCTGGCGCTCGCCACCACCCTGCCGCTCCCGCTTCTGGCGGGGCAGCCGATGATCGCGGCGGCCGTGGGCGGCGCGGCGGCCGTGCTGTCGGCAGGGGCGTTCCACACGCTGACCGTCGCCGGGGCGGCGGCCCAGGTGATCGCCCTCTACCGGGCGGGGCGGCACGGGCGGCCCGTCCCGGCGCTCGCGCTCGCGGCCCCGTTCCCGGCGCTGGCCCTGCTCCCGGTGGCGGGGCTCCCGGTGGGGGAGCTGGTTCTGGGGTTGGCCTGCCTGGCGCCGGTCGCCGCGCTCGGCGGCGTCGCGCTCGCGGCGCGCGCCGCGGCGGGCGCGCACAGCGCGGCCCGGCGGCAGGCCGCGGGCGACCTGCTGGAGCACACCGCCCGCGGCGAGCGGGCGCGCATCGCGCGGGAGCTGCACGACGTCGTCGCCCACCACATCTCCCTGGTCGCGGTCCAGGCCGAGACCGCCAGGCTGGCCGTCCCGGGGATGCCGCAGGCGGGGGCGGAGCGGCTGCTCGCCATCGGCGACACCGCCAGGCAGGCGCTCACCGAGATGCGCAGGCTGCTCGGCGTGCTGCGCGAGGACGACGGCGCCGAGGCGTCCTGGCGCCCCCAGCCCGGCCTGCGCCTGCACGAGCTGAACGAGCTGCTCGACGGCTCCCGCGAGGCGTGGGGCGCGGCCACCCGGCTCATCCTCCGGGGCGCGCCGGCCGAGCTGGACCCGGGGGTGGAGCTGGCGGCGTACCGGATCGTGCAGGAGGCGCTGACGAACGCGCGGCGGCACGCGCCGGGCGCGGCCGTGGACGTGGAGCTGGACTACACCGGCGCCGGCCTGCGCCTGTCGATCAGGGACAACGGCCCTGGGCCGCTCGACGGGCAGGGCGGCCACGGCCTGGCCGGCATGCGGGAGCGGGCCGCGGCCGTGGGCGGCGAGCTGGTCACCGGGCCCGCGCCCGGCGGCGGCTTCCTCGTCCTCGCCGTCCTGCCGGGCAGGGAGAGCGCGGCGTGA
- a CDS encoding response regulator, with protein MSGPIRVVIADDHLVVRTGFGELLDTQPDFEVAGRAADGLEAVRICREVKPDVVLMDVRMPGMGGIEATRELAGPGGPRVLILTTFDLDEYVYDALRAGASGFLLKDVTAERLFDAVRVVAAGEALLAPAVTRRLIGEFARMGPRPGVPVAALGTLTPRETQVLRLVAEGLSNPEIAARLVVTEETVKTHVSRVLNKLGLRDRTQAVVAAYETGLVVPRSRHS; from the coding sequence GTGAGCGGGCCGATCCGGGTCGTCATCGCCGACGACCACCTGGTGGTGCGGACGGGGTTCGGCGAGCTGCTGGACACGCAGCCGGACTTCGAGGTGGCCGGCAGGGCCGCCGACGGGCTGGAGGCGGTGCGGATCTGCCGCGAGGTGAAGCCGGACGTCGTCCTCATGGACGTCCGCATGCCCGGCATGGGCGGCATCGAGGCGACCAGGGAGCTGGCCGGCCCCGGCGGGCCGCGGGTGCTCATCCTGACCACGTTCGACCTCGACGAGTACGTCTACGACGCCCTGCGCGCCGGCGCGAGCGGCTTCCTGCTGAAGGACGTCACCGCGGAGCGCCTGTTCGACGCGGTGCGCGTGGTCGCGGCCGGCGAGGCGCTGCTGGCCCCGGCCGTCACCCGCCGCCTGATCGGCGAGTTCGCCCGCATGGGCCCGCGCCCCGGCGTCCCCGTGGCGGCGCTGGGCACGCTCACCCCGCGCGAGACGCAGGTTCTGCGGCTGGTCGCCGAGGGCCTGTCCAACCCCGAGATCGCCGCCCGGCTCGTGGTGACCGAGGAGACGGTCAAGACGCACGTGAGCCGGGTGCTGAACAAGCTGGGGCTGCGTGACCGGACGCAGGCGGTCGTCGCCGCGTACGAGACGGGCCTGGTCGTGCCGCGCAGCCGGCACTCGTGA